GGTGCGCAGCTTATAAAACGCGCCGATCCTTGAATCCCGCTGCGACAGCGCGCTGCGCGGAAACGAGACGCTCAGGCTGCGGTAGCCCGCCGCGCCATTCGCGGTTGCCTGATATGGCAGGCTCTGGTTCATCAGGTAGACGCAACCCGGTTCCACCTGGAATTCGCGGCCCTGTTGACGCACCGCCAGCGGACCGGCCAGCGGCAGGCCGAAGGTGTAGAACTCCCGGTCCAGCCGTGAGACGTTGCCCGGGGTGCGTTCCAGCCGCTGGCCCTGGTAGTGCAGGTCGTTGAACTGCAGGCTGGCGCGGCGCGCGTAGCGCACGTGGCCCGCGAAATGACCGGGTTTGCCGCCATGCACCTCGAACGGCCCGAAGGCATCGGCCAGCGCGGCGCGCCACTGATCGCGCCGGTCGGCGCCGGCGCTGGCCGAAATGGCGAATTCCGTATCTGACATGGCACGGTCTCCTGGGGGCTGCGCAAATTGATCTTGCGTCTACATATTGTTGACTCACCCTGCTGCGGGGTGGACGGCGCATTGTGGGCGCGCTTGCCGCAAGTCTATATTCAGCCCGATAAGCACACAACCTGGACAAACCGGGAGGAGACGCATGGACGAGACAGGGGCGGCAACCGCGCGCCATACGCCGGCGTCGCGCTACCTGCGCTGCGCGGGACGCGAGCTGCACTACACCGAATGGGGTGCTTCTGACGCGCCGCCCATCATCATGTGGCATGGCCTGGCCCGCACCGGCCGCGACTTCGACGAACTGGCGCAGGCGCTGGCCGGCGACTACCGCGTGATCTGTCCTGACGCGATCGGACGCGGACTGTCGCAATGGAGCCCTGATCCGGTCGCCGAGTACCGGCTCGATTTCTACGCCGAGCTTGCGCGCGCTTTGGTGGACGGCTTGTCGCTGGCGCGCGTGCGCTGGGTGGGAACGTCCATGGGTGGCGCGACCGGCATGCACGCGGCCGCGACGACGTTGCGCGATCGCATTTCGCACCTGGTCGTCAATGACATCGGACCGGAACTGCCGCAGCCCGCCATCGAGCGCATCCTGGCTTATGCCGGCAACCCGCCAGCATTCGACACGGTGACGGAGCTGGAAGCGTGGCTGCGCGCCGCCTACAAGCCCTACGGCTGGCAAAGCGACGAACAATGGCGCCGGATGACTGAAACGTCGGTGCGCCGGCTGCCCGACGGCCGCGTCACTGCTCACTACGATCCGGCCATCGTCGGGCAGTTCAGCCACCATCCGCGCGATTACGACCGGTGGGAGGGTTACGACACGCTGCGCATGCCGACCCTGCTCTTGCGCGGCGCCGAATCGGACCTGCTGCTGCCCGAGGTTGCCCACGCCATGACGCAGCGCGGTCCACGCGCGCAGCGCATCGACTTCTCCGATTGCGGGCACGCCCCCGCGCTGAACGTACCCGCCCAGATCGAACCCATCCGTCAATTTTTAGGCAGGCCGGACGACACGGCCGCACGTGCCCACTGACACCAGGAGACTCCCATGAAACGCATTCTGCTCGCCGCCATGGCCAGCCTGTGCATGAGTTCCGCGCTCGCGGCAAAGGACTTCGTGGTCGCCCACGTCTATGACAAGACCGGCCCGCTGGAAGCCTACGCCAAGCAGACTCAGAACGGCTTGATGCTGGGGCTGGAATACGCCACGCAAGGCACCATGACGGTGGCCGGGCGCAAGATCCGCGTCATCGAGAAGGACAACCAGGGCAAGCCCGACGTCGCCCGCGCGCAGCTCGCGTCCGCCTATGCCGACGACAACGCCGACATCGCCGTCGGTCCCACGTCGTCGGGCGTGGCGCTAGCCATGCTGCCGATCGCGGAAGAATACGAAAAGATCCTGCTGGTGGAACCGGCGGTGGCGGACTCCATTACCGGCGAGAAGTGGAACAAGTACATCTTCCGCACCGGCCGCAATTCCTCGCAGGACGCCATCGCCAACGCCGTGGCGTTCGACCAGGAAGGCACATCGATCGCCATGCTGGCGCAGGACTATGCCTTTGGCCGCGACGGCGTAAAAGCCTTCAAGGGCGCGCTCAAGAACGCCAAGATCGTGCACGAAGAATACCTGCCCGCCAACGCGACCGACTTCACGGCCGGCGCGCAGCGGCTGTTCGACGCGCTGAAGGACAAGCCGGGCCGCAAGATCATCTTCATTCTGTGGGCCGGCGCCGGCAATCCGTTCAAGATCGCCGATCTGGATCCCAAGCGCTACGGCATCGAGATCGCCACGGGCGGCAACACGCTCACCGCCATGACGCCCCTCAAATCCCTGGCGGGCATGGAAGGCGCCACGTATTACTACTACGGCATCCCCAAGAACCCGGTCAACGACTGGCTCGTGGCCGAGCATCAGAAGCGCTTCGGCCAGCCGCCCGATTTCTTCACGGCGGGCGGCATGGCGTCGGGCATCGCGATCGTTGCGGCCTTGAACAAGACCGGCGGCGATTCGGACACCGACAAGCTCATCAAGGCGATGGAAGGCATGAGCTTCGATACGCCCAAAGGCAAGATGACGTTCCGGCCCGAGGATCACCAGGCC
The DNA window shown above is from Achromobacter spanius and carries:
- a CDS encoding substrate-binding domain-containing protein produces the protein MKRILLAAMASLCMSSALAAKDFVVAHVYDKTGPLEAYAKQTQNGLMLGLEYATQGTMTVAGRKIRVIEKDNQGKPDVARAQLASAYADDNADIAVGPTSSGVALAMLPIAEEYEKILLVEPAVADSITGEKWNKYIFRTGRNSSQDAIANAVAFDQEGTSIAMLAQDYAFGRDGVKAFKGALKNAKIVHEEYLPANATDFTAGAQRLFDALKDKPGRKIIFILWAGAGNPFKIADLDPKRYGIEIATGGNTLTAMTPLKSLAGMEGATYYYYGIPKNPVNDWLVAEHQKRFGQPPDFFTAGGMASGIAIVAALNKTGGDSDTDKLIKAMEGMSFDTPKGKMTFRPEDHQAMQSMYHFRIKNDPSVPWAVQDLVKEITPDQMAVPIQNKR
- a CDS encoding alpha/beta fold hydrolase — protein: MDETGAATARHTPASRYLRCAGRELHYTEWGASDAPPIIMWHGLARTGRDFDELAQALAGDYRVICPDAIGRGLSQWSPDPVAEYRLDFYAELARALVDGLSLARVRWVGTSMGGATGMHAAATTLRDRISHLVVNDIGPELPQPAIERILAYAGNPPAFDTVTELEAWLRAAYKPYGWQSDEQWRRMTETSVRRLPDGRVTAHYDPAIVGQFSHHPRDYDRWEGYDTLRMPTLLLRGAESDLLLPEVAHAMTQRGPRAQRIDFSDCGHAPALNVPAQIEPIRQFLGRPDDTAARAH